The following coding sequences lie in one Anguilla anguilla isolate fAngAng1 chromosome 14, fAngAng1.pri, whole genome shotgun sequence genomic window:
- the LOC118212267 gene encoding creatine kinase S-type, mitochondrial-like isoform X2, protein MASSFTRMMSGRHRAVLLASLGAGALTAGYAMTDSAAAEQRRKIYPPSSDYPDLRKHNNCMASALNPAIYAKLRDRLTPNNWTLDQCIQTGVDNPGHPFIKTVGMVAGDEESYEVFADLFDPVITDRHNGYNPRVMKHPTDLDSSKITSGVFDDNYVLSSRVRTGRSIRGLSLPPACSRAERREVERVAVQALAGLKGDLAGRYYGLGDMTEEEQQQLIDEHFLFDKPVSPLLTAAGMARDWPDGRGIWHNNEKTFLIWINEEDHTRVISMEKGGNMKRVFDRFCHGLKEVERLIQERGWEFMWNEHLGYILTCPSNLGTGLRAGVHVRLPKLSKDPRFPKILDNLRLQKRGTGGVDTAATGDTFDISNNDRLGKSEVELVQLVVDGVNYLIDCEKKLEKGQDIKVPAPILQFRK, encoded by the exons ATGGCAAGCTCCTTCACCCGAATGATGTCCGGCCGCCACAGGGCAGTGCTGCTGGCCAGCCTGGGCGCTGGGGCCCTCACCGCTGGCTACGCCATGACTGACAGTGCAGCCGCTGAACAGAGGAGGAAGATCTACCCCCCCAG TTCGGACTACCCTGACCTGCGCAAACACAACAACTGCATGGCATCTGCTTTGAACCCCGCCATTTATGCCAAGCTGCGCGACAGACTCACCCCCAACAACTGGACCCTGGACCAGTGCATCCAGACCGGCGTGGACAATCCCGGGCACCCCTTTATCAAGACTGTGGGCATGGTGGCTGGAGATGAGGAGAGCTATGAG GTGTTTGCTGATCTCTTTGACCCAgtcatcacagacagacacaatgGCTATAACCCTCGGGTCATGAAGCACCCAACCGACCTGGACAGCTCTAAG ATCACCTCGGGGGTGTTTGACGATAACTACGTGCTGTCCTCGCGCGTGCGCACGGGCCGCAGCATCCGGGGCCTGAGCCTGCCGCCCGCCTGCAGCCGCGCCGAGCGCCGCGAGGTGGAGCGCGTGGCCGTGCAGGCCCTGGCCGGCCTCAAGGGCGACCTCGCCGGCCGCTACTACGGCCTGGGCGACATGACcgaggaagagcagcagcagctcatcGAT GAACACTTCCTCTTTGATAAGCCCGTCTCTCCTCTGCTCACTGCAGCAGGGATGGCCAGAGACTGGCCTGATGGCAGGGGCATTTG GCACAACAATGAGAAGACTTTCTTGATATGGATCAACGAGGAGGACCACACCCGAGTCATCTCCATGGAGAAAGGGGGAAATATGAAAAGGGTGTTTGATAGGTTCTGCCATGGCCTCAAAGAG GTTGAGAGGCTGATTCAGGAGCGAGGCTGGGAGTTCATGTGGAACGAGCATCTAGGCTACATCCTGACCTGCCCCTCCAACCTGGGCACTGGCCTACGGGCGGGGGTTCACGTCCGCCTACCCAAGCTCAGCAAG GACCCGCGTTTCCCCAAGATCCTGGATAACCTGCGCCTGCAGAAGAGGGGCACTGGAGGCGTGGACACGGCAGCCACAGGCGACACCTTTGACATCTCAAACAATGACCGTCTGGGCAAATCAGAG GTGGAGCTGGTCCAGCTAGTGGTTGATGGCGTCAACTACCTGATTGACTGTGAGAAGAAACTGGAGAAAGGCCAGGACATCAAGGTCCCTGCCCCCATCCTGCAGTTTAGGAAGTGA
- the LOC118212267 gene encoding creatine kinase S-type, mitochondrial-like isoform X1, with translation MASSFTRMMSGRHRAVLLASLGAGALTAGYAMTDSAAAEQRRKIYPPSSDYPDLRKHNNCMASALNPAIYAKLRDRLTPNNWTLDQCIQTGVDNPGHPFIKTVGMVAGDEESYEVFADLFDPVITDRHNGYNPRVMKHPTDLDSSKITSGVFDDNYVLSSRVRTGRSIRGLSLPPACSRAERREVERVAVQALAGLKGDLAGRYYGLGDMTEEEQQQLIDDHFLFDKPVSPLLTCAGMARDWPDARGIWHNNEKTFLIWINEEDHTRVISMEKGGNMKRVFDRFCHGLKEVERLIQERGWEFMWNEHLGYILTCPSNLGTGLRAGVHVRLPKLSKDPRFPKILDNLRLQKRGTGGVDTAATGDTFDISNNDRLGKSEVELVQLVVDGVNYLIDCEKKLEKGQDIKVPAPILQFRK, from the exons ATGGCAAGCTCCTTCACCCGAATGATGTCCGGCCGCCACAGGGCAGTGCTGCTGGCCAGCCTGGGCGCTGGGGCCCTCACCGCTGGCTACGCCATGACTGACAGTGCAGCCGCTGAACAGAGGAGGAAGATCTACCCCCCCAG TTCGGACTACCCTGACCTGCGCAAACACAACAACTGCATGGCATCTGCTTTGAACCCCGCCATTTATGCCAAGCTGCGCGACAGACTCACCCCCAACAACTGGACCCTGGACCAGTGCATCCAGACCGGCGTGGACAATCCCGGGCACCCCTTTATCAAGACTGTGGGCATGGTGGCTGGAGATGAGGAGAGCTATGAG GTGTTTGCTGATCTCTTTGACCCAgtcatcacagacagacacaatgGCTATAACCCTCGGGTCATGAAGCACCCAACCGACCTGGACAGCTCTAAG ATCACCTCGGGGGTGTTTGACGATAACTACGTGCTGTCCTCGCGCGTGCGCACGGGCCGCAGCATCCGGGGCCTGAGCCTGCCGCCCGCCTGCAGCCGCGCCGAGCGCCGCGAGGTGGAGCGCGTGGCCGTGCAGGCCCTGGCCGGCCTCAAGGGCGACCTCGCCGGCCGCTACTACGGCCTGGGCGACATGACcgaggaagagcagcagcagctcatcGAT GACCATTTCCTGTTTGACAAGCCCGTGTCCCCCTTGTTGACATGCGCAGGGATGGCCCGTGATTGGCCGGATGCCAGGGGAATCTG GCACAACAATGAGAAGACTTTCTTGATATGGATCAACGAGGAGGACCACACCCGAGTCATCTCCATGGAGAAAGGGGGAAATATGAAAAGGGTGTTTGATAGGTTCTGCCATGGCCTCAAAGAG GTTGAGAGGCTGATTCAGGAGCGAGGCTGGGAGTTCATGTGGAACGAGCATCTAGGCTACATCCTGACCTGCCCCTCCAACCTGGGCACTGGCCTACGGGCGGGGGTTCACGTCCGCCTACCCAAGCTCAGCAAG GACCCGCGTTTCCCCAAGATCCTGGATAACCTGCGCCTGCAGAAGAGGGGCACTGGAGGCGTGGACACGGCAGCCACAGGCGACACCTTTGACATCTCAAACAATGACCGTCTGGGCAAATCAGAG GTGGAGCTGGTCCAGCTAGTGGTTGATGGCGTCAACTACCTGATTGACTGTGAGAAGAAACTGGAGAAAGGCCAGGACATCAAGGTCCCTGCCCCCATCCTGCAGTTTAGGAAGTGA